The stretch of DNA TTATGCCTTGTCTTTACAGGTATTCCAAGCCTCCATGCTTCAAACTCAAATTCTTTCATATAGTTTGAAATTCGTTCCGGTATTGAACCAAAGTAATGATCTTCCAGTTGCTGGTCTTTAGCAGCAGCATGACCAAAAAGTGTACGGCCTGTTAATACCAGGTCAGGACGGGCATAATACAATGCTTCATCAACCAAAAAATATTCCTGTTCCCAACCTAAAGTTGGAAAAACTTTTGTAATATTTTTATCGAAATACTCACAAACATTAACAGCAGCTTTATCAAGAGCATTTATAGATTTAATAAGCGGAGTTTTATAATCGAGCGATTCGCCGGTATATGAAATAAAAATAGTTGGAATACATAAAGTACCGTGATAGATAAAAGCAGGCGAAGTAGGATCCCAGGCTGTATAACCACGCGCTTCAAAAGTATTTCGTATGCCTCCGCTGGGAAAACTTGAAGCATCAGGTTCCTGCTGTATCAATTGATTTCCTTCAAACTTGGTAATAGAACGAACTCCTTCAACCGGTGAGAAAAAAGCATCATGCTTTTCAGCTGTTGCACCATTCAATGGATGAAACCAATGCGTATAATGTGTTGCACCTTTACTTATGGCCCATGCTTTCATTGCTGTTGCTACATGATCGGCAATACGGCGGTCGATGCCACTACCCTGTTCTATAACATTCATCAGATCATCAAAAACCTGCCCCGAAAGGTATTCACGCATAGCTTCACGGTTGAATACACAACTTCCAAATATTTCGGAAACCTTTTCATGACCATTTTCATTTGTAGTGATTTTGCGTTCAATGGATTTTTTGACTGCTTCGATTCTGAAATTTGACATTTTTATATATTTTTTGCAAATGTATCATTTTTTATGGGGGTAATTTATATTTTTTTATATTTTATTTTTAACTACCCCCCAATTTTTTATATAAAATATAAATTATATGTACATTTTTATAATGAATGAGAAAAAAAGAGCGGGCTGATGCAAAATTTGCATCAGCCCGCTCTTTTCATTTTTAGTTTATAAAAAAATCTTATTTCTTTTGTGTCGAACGTTTTTCAAATTCCTTTAATCCGCTATCAAGGAATTTAATATATCCTTCAATATCCAGATCGTATGCTTTAGGTTTAACAAGCATGCTATCATTTGTATCAAGAAGTACGTAGAATGGTTGTGCATTTGCCTGGTATTTATTAAGCTGGATCTCAGAATTTTTCTTTCCAAGAAGCTTTACCTGAATACCTGCATCATTAGTATACCATTCATTTTCGGGCAATTCAATAACTTTATCATCAACATATAAAGCTACCACAACAAACTTTTCACGTAATCGCTTCAACACTTCAGGATCACTCCATACTCTGTTTTCCATTTCACGACAATTTGTACATCCGTGCCCGGTAAAATCAACAAACACCGGCTTATTAAGTTTTTTAGCCACTTTCAAAGCCTGGTCATAATCATAATATCCTTTCAGTCCAAGAGGTAGTTTTTCCATCTTATCTGCATATTTGGGAACTTCCGGAAGGTCGCTTGATGTAACTTCACCGGCGCAGGTATTTTCACGAACAATCCTACTAATATCAAAATCCTGTGTTTCCATCGGAGGCAGCCATCCTGACAATGCTTTTAATGGAGCACCCCACAAACCGGGAATCATATAAACCACAAATGCAAAAACAAAAATCGCTGATAACAATCTTGGAAACGATTTCATCACGGGGTAATCGCTATCATGCGGGAATTTAATCTTACCCAGCAAATACATCCCAAGCAATGTTCCTATTACAATCCAGAATGCAAGATATACTTCACGATCAAGATATCTCCAATGATAAGTTTGATCAGGAACATTTAAAAATTTCAAAGCAAAAGCAAGTTCAATAAAAGCCAAGATAACTTTTACCATATTAAGCCATCCGCCTGATTTGGGCATTTTTTGAAGCCATCGTGGAAACAAAGCAAACATTGTAAACGGTAAAGCAAAAGCTAATGAAAAACCCAACATTCCTATAATTGGTTTAAGGAACTGTCCGCCAGCTGACGCCACAATAATCCAACCTACAATAGGACCTGTGCATGAAAACGAAACCAGTACAAGAGTTAATGCCATAAAAATAATTCCTACATATCCACCCCTGTCCTCTTGCGCTACTGATTTATTTACCATCCAGTTGGGCATAGTAATCTCAAAATAACCAAACATTGAAATAGCAAAAATCACAAATATCAGGAAAAATAAAATATTTGGAAGCCAGTGAGTAGCAAGCCAGTTACTGAAATCAACACCAAAAATCAAAGCGATTAATGTTCCAAATAAGGTATAAATAACTATAATTGATAAGCCATAAACAAAAGCCTGTATCTTCCCTTTACTTCCGCTTTTCATAAAATATGCAACTGTCATAGGGATCATCGGAAATACACAAGGCATAATAATAGCAGCTAATCCGCCAACAAATGCAAAAACAAAAAACCACCACAGGGATTTGTTTTTACCTGTAACATCACTATCATCATCAGTAATAGCAGCAGGAGCAGATGCAGTATCCTTTTCCACTTTTGGAACAGTATCGGTTTTTTCTATAGCTACTGTATCTTCTTTTACCGGCTTTGCTTTTTGATAGCCTGCAATATTTTTTATAACAAATTCCTGAGTAGGAAAAACACAAGATGTAGAGCATGCTTCGAAAACAATTTCGCCTTTTATATCAAAAGTTTTGTCGGTAGTAATATTTATTTTTTGTACGAATGTTACCGTATTCTTAAAAAAATACACGTTGAATTCAAAACCTTCATCATATTCTTCAATAGGTTTTGGCTCGTACATCTTTCCATTTAATTTATAATCCTTACTGTTTGCAAATGTGAACTGGATAGGTACAGGGCCTCCATCGGTATACGTCTTTTGAGAATACAGGTGCCATCCGTTTTCAATAGTAGCCTTAAAATATAAATTGGCTGTGGAATCAGATGTTTTCTGTGAAGAAAACGACCATTTTACGGGCTCAAATACCTGTGAAAAACCAATACTGCCAATCAGCATAAATACGAACAGTATAATATTTCTCTTTCTCATATGTATCAATTTATATTTAATTATTTATATATTTATATATGAAAGCAAAAATAGTAATTATTTTATATCAACATCAATAATTAATATTTTTTTTGTTTTAGGTTTAATCTTATACCTATTGTCTGTTCGCTGCCCTACCACCCACACAATATCATTGCCGTTACATAGCAGCCACGTATTTTCTTTATCCAATACCGAAAATTTCAAATCCGTATAAAAATCACTTAGCTTCTTCTTCCCTTTCATACCAAAAGGATAAAAGAAATCGCCCGTTTTCCATTTTCTTATTTTTAAAGGAAATTCCAGTTTATCACAATCAAGATAAGCAAGGCGTTTATCTTTTTTGATTTTTAAAGCGGGAGAATTTTCTTTAACAGAAAATTTCATTTTAACCGGCGCAGATATTGACTTTGTTCTTTCATCAATAAAATATTCCAAGCTATTTTCTTCATTCAGTATTGATGAAACGATAAGGAATCTTCTGTCTTTTATCAGCCTGTGTGTTGATGAATAAAATATTTTCCCTTCATCAGTTGTTAATGAATCGGTAATGTTATCAATTATTTCACCAGTAAAACCAAAAGGTTTCAAATATTCGTAAAGATAAAGTTCAGAATTATCATGCTTCAAAAGCTCAGTAATATCGAGCTTTATTAAAGATTTTTCACAGGCAACAATTTTATTTTTTTCTTTTTCTACAACTTTATTAAAAACACTTTCAATGGCGCTTACTCTTGAAATAGCCGATCTTATTGATCTTTCAACATCGGGATTCATTTCTTTAAGCAAAGGGATAAGTTTGTGGCGTATTTTATTACGCATGTATTTATCTGAACTATTACTGCTGTCTTCCCTGAATTTTATTTTTTTTGAATGAACATATTTTTCTATCTCATTTCGGCTCGTAAATAAAAGCGGACGAATAATATTCCCCTGCTTTACTTTAATACCGTGCAATCCGGCAATCCCTGTCCCTCTTATTAAATTGATAAAAAAAGTTTCTATCTCATCGTCGCCATGATGAGCAACAGCAATTAGATCATAATTGTTCTTTTTTCTTATCACCTCGAACCATGCATACCTTAACTCACGTGCAGCCATCTGGATAGAAATCTTTTTTT from Bacteroidales bacterium encodes:
- the tilS gene encoding tRNA lysidine(34) synthetase TilS codes for the protein MLKKFQNFIKKEKLFSANQKILVAVSGGIDSVALCDLMHESGFEFGIAHCNFMLRDKESDGDEKFVKQLAKKINIPFFINRFETGKYADEKKISIQMAARELRYAWFEVIRKKNNYDLIAVAHHGDDEIETFFINLIRGTGIAGLHGIKVKQGNIIRPLLFTSRNEIEKYVHSKKIKFREDSSNSSDKYMRNKIRHKLIPLLKEMNPDVERSIRSAISRVSAIESVFNKVVEKEKNKIVACEKSLIKLDITELLKHDNSELYLYEYLKPFGFTGEIIDNITDSLTTDEGKIFYSSTHRLIKDRRFLIVSSILNEENSLEYFIDERTKSISAPVKMKFSVKENSPALKIKKDKRLAYLDCDKLEFPLKIRKWKTGDFFYPFGMKGKKKLSDFYTDLKFSVLDKENTWLLCNGNDIVWVVGQRTDNRYKIKPKTKKILIIDVDIK
- a CDS encoding protein-disulfide reductase DsbD family protein encodes the protein MRKRNIILFVFMLIGSIGFSQVFEPVKWSFSSQKTSDSTANLYFKATIENGWHLYSQKTYTDGGPVPIQFTFANSKDYKLNGKMYEPKPIEEYDEGFEFNVYFFKNTVTFVQKINITTDKTFDIKGEIVFEACSTSCVFPTQEFVIKNIAGYQKAKPVKEDTVAIEKTDTVPKVEKDTASAPAAITDDDSDVTGKNKSLWWFFVFAFVGGLAAIIMPCVFPMIPMTVAYFMKSGSKGKIQAFVYGLSIIVIYTLFGTLIALIFGVDFSNWLATHWLPNILFFLIFVIFAISMFGYFEITMPNWMVNKSVAQEDRGGYVGIIFMALTLVLVSFSCTGPIVGWIIVASAGGQFLKPIIGMLGFSLAFALPFTMFALFPRWLQKMPKSGGWLNMVKVILAFIELAFALKFLNVPDQTYHWRYLDREVYLAFWIVIGTLLGMYLLGKIKFPHDSDYPVMKSFPRLLSAIFVFAFVVYMIPGLWGAPLKALSGWLPPMETQDFDISRIVRENTCAGEVTSSDLPEVPKYADKMEKLPLGLKGYYDYDQALKVAKKLNKPVFVDFTGHGCTNCREMENRVWSDPEVLKRLREKFVVVALYVDDKVIELPENEWYTNDAGIQVKLLGKKNSEIQLNKYQANAQPFYVLLDTNDSMLVKPKAYDLDIEGYIKFLDSGLKEFEKRSTQKK